The nucleotide sequence GCACATTTCAAGTTATGCGCTTACCGTGGAAGATGATACCGCGCTTAAGACGTTTATTGAGAAAGGTATTATTGATGAGGTCGACGATGAACAGGCGCAACGCCAATTCAATATTTTGCTGGATACCATGCAGTTGCATTCCTATGAGAATTATGAGTTTTCAAACTTTGGCAAAGAAGGCTTTTTCTCTCGCAACAATACCGCTTACTGGACAGGTAAATCCTATATAGGCATTGGTCCCAGCGCGCATAGTTTTGACGGTAAAAGGCGCGCCTGGAACATCAACAACAATGTCAAATATGTAAAAGCCATTGAGGCTGGAGACTTGCCTCAAGAAATTGAGGAGCTTACGGTAGTAGATCGTTACAATGAATACATCATGACTGGTCTGCGCACCATTTATGGAGTTTCCTTATCGCATGTGGAACGTGAATACGGTTCCAAATTCAAGGAGTATCTCTTACAGCAATCCACAAACTATCTCAAGGATCATTTACTATATTTAGATGATGATACATTGCGCGTCACTCGCAAGGGAAAATTTCTGAGTGATGGTATCGCCAGTGAACTCTTCATGCTCAACCTTAATTCATGAAATATTTCTTACTCCTTTTCATTTCCTTATTGATCTTTTCATCTTGTAAAACTGAGGAAGAAGACCAGCTTACCAGATTGACTTATGATCAAATGACAGATCTAGTCATTTCTAATGCCTTGGTACTACCTGATGATGTGAAGTATTATGGGCTGGACGGTACATTGCTCAGTGAAGAGGAAAGAGAAGCCGCGTCTGAAGATCTGCTTTATGCAGACTGGTATATCAATAACGAGTTGGTGCTCATCAAAGTCCAATTAAATGATTCTGACGCCGAAAGAAAACGTCGCAAGAAAGAGCCCTTATTTACCAGCATCGATAACCTGGATTGCGCCAGGCTTGATGCTATTCTTGAAGAAATCTACGATCGCGATCAACAAAATAGAACCGACAATTTGATGGACGAGTCTATCGACCAGAACAATCTGGAAGCTATTGAGCTTATTCTGGACAAGTGCGGCATGCCTACCAGTGATACCAGCAGTAGCAAATCCCTTCAAGGCATCTGGCTGGTTATCCAGCACGCTGGTGCCGACAAACGTGAGCAATATTTTCCGTTATTGGAAAAGGCAGCACAAAGAGGTGATCTGGATTTGCAGGACATCGCATTGATGAAGGACCGCATGCTGCTGGACAAGAATGAACCTCAAATTTACGGTTCTCAAGTTTTGATCAATGACGGCATCTATGAGCTGTACCAGTTACAAGATCCAGAAAGGGTAGATGCAAGACGAGCCACAGTTGGCTTAGGCCCGTTATCAGAATATCTGGCGCATTGGGACATTGAATTTAGCGTTGTCCAAAAACCACTGAACTAATGAAAGTTATAACCCTATTCCTTCTGGCCACGTTGGTCTCTTGTATCACTACAAAAAACGACCCTATGGAAACTACCTTACTCATTGACGACCAACCGTTCTCCATCGATCTTAACAATCCTATTGACATAAGTCTTGCGGTAAAAAACAATGCCGGCGTTGGCGCCTGGTATATCGATCAGCCCAAAATTACACATGTTGAAGTGGACGGTTACGTAGGCAAGGTTTCCATGGGCGGCAGCACTAATTTTAATGATGTGTTTTTCAATCCACACAGTCATGGGACGCATACAGAATGCATAGGTCACATTACCGAAGAATTTCATAGCGTGAATAAGGCGCTGGATAAAAGCTTTTTCACAGCTCAACTCATCACGGTGACTCCAGAAAGTCGTGATGGCGACCAAGTAATCACGGCTGCCATGTTTGAGGATTTGGATAAAGTAGATGCAGTGATCATACGCACGCTGCCCAATACAGATGACAAAAAAAGCAAGAATTACAGCAATACGAATCCGCCATATTTGATGGAAGAGGTGATGTTACGCTTTCGCGAAAGCGGCACCCAACACGTCCTCATCGATTTACCCAGTGTTGATAAAGAAAGAGATAACGGTGCCTTGCTGGCTCACAAAGCCTTCTGGGATTTTGATGGAAACCAACGATTAAATGCCACAATCACAGAGTTGATCTACGTTCCTAGCGCTGTTGCTGACGGGAAATATATTCTAGACCTGCAGGTGGCGCCAATTGAAAATGACGCCGCGCCATCGCGGCCTATCCTATATGCGATTAAATCCTAACTTTGTCATATGGAGTATTTATTCATATGTCTTGCAGTAGGAGCAGTAGCTGCATTCTTTATTTTTAGATGGTTCGGTGGGTCTTCTAAAGACAACCGGCAGGAGCAAAGCGTGGTGTTGATGGAAAAAATCAGGACGGTTTGTAAATTCATCACGGTTGAAGGCGACTTTGCCGAAATCTACCATTATCAAAATGTCAAGGACAAAATAGCCAACTTCCTGCTGGGCAAGAAAAAAGCCATCATCCTTATCAATGCCAAAGCTCACATAGGATTTGACCTGACAAAAATCCGCATGGAGAGCGATACTGACAATAAAATCATACGTTTGACCGAGTTCCCACAACCGCAACTCATGAGTATCGAGACCGATTTTAATTACTACGACAAGAGCGAAGGTTGGGCCAATTATTTTACCAGTGATGACCTGACTGAGGTCACTCGCAATGCAAAACAGCACATCGTCGATAAGATCCCAGAAAGCGGTCTTATGGAACAAGCCAGAAAGGAAGCCCTAAATACCATCCAACTCATGGAAGGACTGGCGCAAACCATAGGTTGGAAATTGGATTACACCGCTTTGATTTTGGACAAGGCGATGGACACCAAAAAACTACCAGAATAGTGGAAATTGACCAGCTTCAGGACTATTGCCTCGCAAAAAAAGGAACCACGCAAGAAATGCCCTTTGACAACGAGACACTGGTATTTAAAGTTATGGGGAAGATGTTCATGCTGCTGGGACTGGAACGTTGGGAACGCGGTGAGCCATCCATAAATGTCAAATGTGATCCTCAAAAAGCCATTGAATTGCGTGAGCAATATGACGGTGTAGTTACCAGCGCCTGGCACATGAATAAAACCCACTGGAACACCATACATTTGAATCAGTCCATGACAGATGCTGAAGTCCTGAAATGGATCGATCACAGTTATGCACTTGTTGTAGCTGGATTGACTAAAAAACTACAAGCCCAATTAAACACCATCTAATTGAAGGAACTACGATCCATATATGAAGCCCGAGTTGAAGGGTTTTCGCTTTCGCGAAAGCGATACAATCAACAGTTGCGCATTTCTGGTGTGGTCCGGTTGCTGGTCTTTATCGCCGTTGTTGCAGGGATTTATTTTTTCTGGAGTTCTACCTTGACGGCTGTATTGATTGCTGTAGGTGGTATCGCGCTTTTTCTTTATTTGGTTTCTCGTCACGAGGATCTCAAAAAGAAACGCAATTATTATGAAGAATTGCTACGCATTAACGAGCAGGAAATTGAGGTAGGCAAAGGCAACTATACAGACCTTCCAGATGGAGCAGAATTTAACGACGACGATCACGATTACAGCCGTGATATAGACTTGTTCGGTATGGGTTCGTTTTTTCAGTTCATGAATAGAACGGCATTGAAGGAAGGCAAGAAGTTGCTGGCTGCTCGTTTGATGGCAAACGATATTCACGATATTCCCAAGCGACAAGAAGCCGTTCAAGAGCTAGCCAAAATGCTGGATTATCGTCAAGAGTATGAGGCGACGGCAAGATTGCTGGAGAACGACACTAAACCAGCGGCGATTAGAAGCTGGATACAGAGCTATCAAAATTTTGTGCCGAATGTATTCTCGTGGTTGTGTTATGTTCAATTTGCGGTTTCGGTAGCGATTGGGATTCTTTATGCGATCGATGTGCTAAGTGGCTGGTGGCTGCTGGTTATTTTCCTAGTGGGTTTATTGGTCTCAGGTAATTATGCTGCCAAGATTATTGAACTCAACAAGTACATTTCAGAGTTGGAGGATTTCTTTACCCAGTATGGAAAGCTCCTGGAACTTATTGAAAAGGCTGACTTTAACGGAGAAGTATTGAAAACCTTGAAGAGCAATGTGCTCACTGATGGTAAACCGGCATCACGACGGCTGTACGATCTGGGAAGAGCACTGGTAAGGCTGGACCAAGGCAGTAATTTACTCGTTGGTGTTTTTATCAATGCATTTGCGTTGTGGAATTTGAAGCAAGTCTACAGTATTGAGGCCTGGTTGACTTCTAACAAAAGCTACATCGCACCATGGTTGGATGCCGTAACGCAAATGGATGCTTTAAATTCCCTAGGGAATTTTGCCTACAACCATCCCAATTACGTGTTTCCCGAAATCAAAACAGGAGACTTTAAGTTTCAGGCCGCTCAAGCGGTGCATCCGTTGCTTAATCCTGATAAAGCCGTAGGAAACCCGATTCACATTCATTCTGGTGAGTTTTTCATTATAACCGGTGCCAACATGGCCGGAAAGAGCACATTTCTAAGAACGGTTTCCATGTCCATCGTAATGGCAAATACAGGTTTGCCTGTTTGCGCACAATCTGCGATCTATGCGCCCATCAAACTTATTACCAGTATGCGTACTAGTGATTCCTTAAAAGACGATGAGAGTTATTTCTTCAGTGAGTTGAAGCGTTTGAAATTTATCGTGGACAAAATGGAACAGGAAAAATATTTCATTGTTCTGGACGAGATCCTTAAAGGAACTAATAGCGTTGACAAGGCCAGTGGCTCCAGAAAACTCATTGAGAAATTAACGCTCAATCAGGCAACCGGCATCATCGCAACCCATGACTTAAGCCTGACCGAAGTCGCCAAAGATCACGAGCATATCTCCAACTATTATTTTGACGCACAAATTATTGACGATGAATTGTTCTTTGACTATGCTTTCAAAGATGGCGTCGCTACTAATATGAATGCTAGTTTTCTATTGAAGAAAATGGGAATTGTTTAAAGTAGTTTACCCAGCTTATCAAAATCAAGACCGCCGTAATTACCGCTGCTCATAAGCAAAAGAACGGCATGGGCTAGTTTTTGCTTGTACAACCATTCTTTAAAAGCGGCAGGATCTGTCATGACAATAAGATCTTCATTATTGAATGCTTCCTTGATCTGATCTTTACTAATGGGATCCAAACCTTTCAATTCCACAGCATCTGGACTATAAAACACCACAGCAACATCTGCAGCGTCTAGCGTATGAGCATATTCTTTAAGAAACTCTGGGTTGAGGCTGGAATAGGTGTGTAATTCCAGACAGGCAATAATTTTGCGCTCGCTATATTGTTCTGCCACAGCATTAGTAGTCGCTTGAACCTTACTGGGCGAATGAGCAAAGTCTTTATAGATCACCGACCGCTGATTTCCTGCAATTTTTTCAAGACGTTTTGAAGCTCCTTTAAAACTTGCTATGGCCTCATAAAAATCATCTTCATCAATTCCCATGTGCTGGCAAATCCATTTGGCTCCAGCCAGATTGCTCAAGTTGTGCTTGCCAAAAACTTCTATAGGCATATCACCTTCTGGTGTTTCAAGATAAGTTGTGCCGTTGTCTACCGTATGGTGTGGTACGTTGTAGGCATGTTTTCTGGTAGGTTTGGTGCTGGCTTCTGCAATGCGTTTCACTTCTGGATCTTCTTCATTGTAGACCAGGATACTACCGTTCTTCATGAGGTCCACAAATTCTTCAAACTGCTCTACATAATTTTGATAGTCTGGAAAAACATTGATGTGATCCCAGGCGATCCCAGAAATCAAAGCGATGTTAGGTTGGTACAAGTGAAATTTAGGTCTGCGATCGATGGGACTGGATAAGTATTCATCACCTTCCAGAACAATAAACTCATTGTCATTGGTAAGATGAACCATAGTGTCAAAACCTTCCAGTTGCGCTCCTACCATATAATCCACTTCTTTGCTATGATAATGCATCACGTGAAGTATCATGGAAGTAATGGTGGTCTTACCATGCGAGCCACCTATGACGACACGCGTTTTATCTTTGGACTGCTCATACAGATATTCTGGATAGCTATAAATTTTAAGATCAAGATCTTGAGCTTTGAGAAGTTCGGGATTATCGGCTTTGGCATGCATACCTAGGATTACCGCGTCAAGGTCTGCTGTAATTTTTTCTGGAAACCAGCCCATTTTTTTAGGAAGTAGCTTCTTTTTTTCAAGCCGTGTTTTGCTAGGTTCAAAAATAGCGTCGTCGCTACCGGTTACTTGATACCCTTTTTGATGAAGAGCAAGTGCTAGATTGTGCATGGCGCTGCCGCCTATCGCGATAAAGTGTACGCGCATAGAAATGGGTTTTGCTGTTAAAAATAAGATTTTAACGGCGCAACTACTTCAGATTTTGGAATAGATAATGGTTAGGAATCCAATTTCTCCAACTGGGCCAGCAATTGGGCATCCTTATGGATTTCATAGCCTTTTTTTAAAATGGCCTTGGCATCTGAGGTGCGATCCATTTTGTCTGCATAGAGCGTGGCAAGCTTCATGTAAGTAAGTGGCGAGCCGCCTACTTTGATGGCGTTTTTATAAGCCGTTTCGGCATCTGTGTATTCCTTGTCATACTCATCAACATAACCGTGAGCCAGATAACCATCGACAGGTGAGATTTTCTTTAATTGGTCTGCATAACTGCGTGCAGTTGTGAGGGAACCACCTATGATACCTGGCAATTCTGTATACAACTGGACCAGTGCCCATCGTGTGTCGACGTGTTTTGAATCAAGTTCGGCTGCTTTTTTTAGATGGAACTTGACGTCGTCCAGCAATCCCAGCGCCTTGAATTTAGATGCGTTTTTTGCCCACAAACCCATGGAACCACCATAGTAGAAATGATAATCTGCATTGGTATCATCGGTAGCCAGTAATCGTTTATAGATGGCCGTGGCTTTTTCAAACTGTTCCATCTCGCCATAGGTCTGACCAGTCTTGCGCAATAATTTTGGGTCCTGTGGTTTTTCTTCCAATAGGTCCAGATATATTGGTAAGGCTGCTTTGTACTTGGATTGTTTGAATAGCTGTTCCGCTTTCGCGAAAGCGGACTGACCACTAACGCCAGTGCAAACCAATACCCCTAAAATGATCAATAGATGTCTCATGTGTGGCAAAACTAGCAAAAAGAATACCAATTAAGTTGTGGTATGGGAATTGGAGTGTTTTTTAAAAGAGGTGCGCCTAGAATTTGGCTAACTTTAAATAATTCCAATCTACTATGAAGAACTATCTCATCATTCTCGTCCTAACTATTTTAGGATTTCAAAATGTTTCTGGACAAGATTATCAAGAGCAATGGCGCGCCATTGAACAGTTGGAGGTAGAGAATAAAATTGAGGAAGCCCAAGAGTTACTTGATGAGGTCTTTAAAAAAGCATCGCGTAAAAACGACGAGGCACAACTTATCAAAGCCTTTATTTTTCAATCCAAATTCTGGCTTATCAAGGAAGAAGATGCCCAGAAAAAGATCATCGCAGCTTTGGACAAGCGCATTACAGCTTCTAAATTCCCAGAGCGCAACATCTATTATTCTATCAAAGGACAGCTTTTTGAGCAATACTTGCAAGAAAATAGATACCGTATAAATAACCGCACCAGTACTGATGCTGGTGGAGATGATTTTATGGCTTGGGATCTCAAACGATTTTACAGCGAGATCTCTGATGTTTTCCAAAAATCGTTAGTTGATGGTGATAGGCTTTCCAAAATCAATGTAGCCAGCTACGACCCAATTTTGCACATCAAACCACAAGGTAGAGAGTTATGGCCAAGCCTTTTTGATATTCTTGTAGGACATGCTTTAGATTTCTATAAGTCCAGCGCCTATGGTATTACTATGCCACGGGAAATTTTCACGATCACTAAAGAGAACGGATTTCTACCTACTGAAGAACTGATCCAACTCAAACGACCGGTAAATGACACTATTTATTCTAGTTATGATGTGTTACAGCTTTATGGACAGCTGGAAAACTTGCATAAAAAGCGTAAGGAAATTCCAGCCTATCTCGCAGCGATAAATGGACGTATGGGTTATGTTCAATCTAAAATTGATCAAAATCAAGAATTACCTGAATTGGTTGGTTTGTACAATCTGTTGATCCAAAAATATGCAGATCATGGAGCGATAACTATCATTCAACACAGTCTTGCTTTGTATTTTTTAAAACGATCTCATGATACAACCAATGAGAATCGTATGTTAGACCGTAAAGAAGCCATACGCATTGCCAAAGATGCCATCGAGAAGCACCCAGAAACCTACGGTAGTCTGCAGTGCACAAGGCTATTATCACAGATCTATCAGCCAGAATTAAGTTCCCAATTGCAAACTAATGTCATTCCCAATCAGCCCAGTCGCGGTGTGATATCCTATCGCAATGTCACAGACGCTACGGTTTATTACCTCAAAGTCGCTCAGGATTTTGATGAGGTACAAGGTAATCTAGACTCTATTCACAATGCCGCTTTCGCGAAAGCGAATCAAAACAACGACTTTGCTCATATAGAACAAGCACAATTACCACAGGGCGACGACACTTTTTCCCATACGTATGAATATGCGATTCCGGGATTGCAAGCCGGAAAATATCTTGTGTTGATTAGAGAAAAGGATCAAAAAGAAGTCACCTCTGGTAGGTTCATGACGGTTTCAGGAATCGCGCTGACGAGTAATACGGTATCTGGTAAAACTGTGATAACGGCTACAGATCGCAATACGGGAAAACCCATGGAAGATGTTTCCGTCAAGATTTTTGGGGATGATAAATCCACCATTTACAGAGGTAAAACAGATAAAAATGGTCAGGTTTCATTTTTGTTTGCAGATCGTTATTACAGAAATAGAGTAGAGGCTTCTAAAAATGGCGATACGATTTCGACTTACGTCAATCGCGGCTATTACAGAGGTTCATATGCAGATTCAGAGAAACAGGTTAAAGCATTTATCTATCTAGATCGAGCGATCTATAGGCCAGGACAAAAGGTCTATTTCAAGTCCATTGTAGTGGAGAATGACAATAACAAATCTCGAGTGCTTCCCAATGAAACATTTAAGGTCGTAGTAGAAGACTTCAATGAAGAAGAGGTTTTCACTCAGGAGCTTACTACTAACGCATATGGAAGCATCAATGGTTCATTCACTTTGCCGTCTGAGGTACTTACCGGAAGATTTACCATTTATCTAGAATCTGATGAGGATGGAAGCTATTGGGATGATGTTGATAATTTCGACGAAGGCGGAATAAGTTTCCAAGTAGAAGAATACAAACGTCCCAGATTTAAAACGGAATTCAATGACATTACTGAAACCTACATTGTAGGTGATAGTGTAAAAGTAGAAGGATTTGCCAAAGCCTTATTAGGCAGTAATATTACAGACGCCCAAGTCACCTATACCGTGACGCGTGTAGCAAACGTACCTTACTGGAAATACGGTTATGTACCGGTCGACCAGCAAGTCATGGCAAATGATACTACTTTTACAAAATCAGACGGAACTTTTACGATTCCTTTTAAAGCATTGCCAGATTCCACGCTGGTGGCTAAGGATATTGAATCCAACTACAACTACCGCATCGAGGCCAGCGTCACAGACGTGAATGGCGAGACCAGAACCGCACAGACCAGTGTGCGAGTAGGCTACAAACCTATCGAGGTACAGATTTCTACCACAGGAAATCTCACGGTTCAAAACAATCAGATTCAAGTAATCGCTCGTAATCTTAATGGTAAACCCATCAATGCCACTATTGAGATACAAGTGCGCGAGAATATCGAGAGTGATCATGTCATCGTCAACAGTAACCTCAAGGATGCCGAGTTTCACGAACTAGGTCTGGAAGCATACCGCGATCAGTTCCCAGTAGCCGAATTGCGCAAGGAAGAAAAGATAGAAGATTGGAAAAAAACACCCATCATTTTCAAAAAAACGATTACCACAGATTCGCTCGCTACCATTGAAATTCCAATTACTGTAGATTGGAACAATGGGAACTACATCCTCTACGCCAAAGCCGTTGAAGCAGACAAAAACCTAAGCCTAGATGACGAGAAAGATTATGTGGAAGAAAAACAAGAAGTTCAAATCTGGGCGGACAAGGATTTGCCAGCCACGCCATCTATTGTAAGTCAAGACGTAAACGTCGATGGAGATCAAGCAGTTGTTGACTTCTATACCAGTACAGATGGCATCTACATCTACCTTACAACCTATGACAGCAAACGCATTCTAGAATCCAAATGGGTCTATTTGCCTAGTGGAAGAACCACCATGAAGTTTCCTATGGGCCAGGCCATGGGAAATTCTTTGAAGTTCCAATACTACACCTATAAATACAATGACTTTAGATCAGGAAGTTTTGAGGCTACAAAACCAGTAAAACCAACCCAACAGTTCACGATCCAGACGCAGACCTTTCGCAATAAGTTGTATCCAGGAACAGATGAGGAATGGTCATTTACCATCAAGGATCAGGACAGTACAGCGATGCAGGCAGAAGTTCTTGCCAGTATGTACGATAAAAGCCTGGATGAGTTTGCCAGCAGCTCTTGGCCCGGTTTCTATTTCTATAATTACAACAGGGATTTTAATTCATCCTCAGCCAGTGATTTGGCGGGTGCAACGATCATTAATCTTTTCAGTCGAATAGATTATCAAATCGATCCCGTGTTTGCCTTGGAAAAGGAACAACTCCATTTATTTGGATTGACGTTCCAAAATTTTGAATATCGTTATAGAACATATAAGAATTCGCTTTCGCGAAAGCTGTCACACATCAAACCCATTGCAGGAAAAATTGTAGGTCGGGTTACAGATGAGAATGGGTCACCTATCATGGGTGCTACTGTTACCGTAAAAGGTAAGGAAATAGGCACAACTACTAATTTTGATGGCGTGTATGAGATCGATGCGGTAAAAGGTTCGACCCTTCAATTTTCCATGATTGGATATGTAAGTAAGGAGATTAAAGCAAACGATACAGTAGAGAATATTTCTTTGTTATCAGATACTGACTCGTTGGATTCGGTTGTTGTTGTAGGCTATGCTGCTCAATCTAAAAAATCCCGCACGGCCGCTATGACGGTCATGAAAGAAACTGAAATGATGCCCAGTGATGCAATGGCGCCGTCCATGATTTCTGACACGTTATCTGGGTTTGCGGCAGGTGTTGAGGTCACTTATCAAAAAGGTCAGCCTGGTGCAAATTCATTCATTACTATACGTGGCGCGGCTTCTGCTTCTGGAAATGGTGAGCCCATGATCATTGTTGATGGCGTACCTATGACTGAATCGGAATTCCGCGCTCTGGATCCAAATGCTATTCAAGAAGTAGCTGTTCTTAAAGATGCTGCCGCAACTTCTATTTACGGCAACCGTGGAGCCAATGGAGTGATCGTCATCAGCACCAAAAATGGAGTTTCCACGGCAGATATTGTCAATGAATATCTCGCATTGCAAAACGTACAAGTCCGCAAAAACTTAGACGAAACCGCCTTCTTCTTACCAGAGCTCTCCACAGACGAAAACGGAAATTTAAAATTCAGTTTTACATCGCCAGAGGCATTAACCCAATGGAGGTTCAGATTGTTGGCACACAATAAGCAAGCGCAAACGGCGCAGTATGAAGCACTGGTGCAAACCCAAAAGGAGCTGAGTCTCGTTCCT is from Nonlabens sp. YIK11 and encodes:
- a CDS encoding MG2 domain-containing protein yields the protein MKNYLIILVLTILGFQNVSGQDYQEQWRAIEQLEVENKIEEAQELLDEVFKKASRKNDEAQLIKAFIFQSKFWLIKEEDAQKKIIAALDKRITASKFPERNIYYSIKGQLFEQYLQENRYRINNRTSTDAGGDDFMAWDLKRFYSEISDVFQKSLVDGDRLSKINVASYDPILHIKPQGRELWPSLFDILVGHALDFYKSSAYGITMPREIFTITKENGFLPTEELIQLKRPVNDTIYSSYDVLQLYGQLENLHKKRKEIPAYLAAINGRMGYVQSKIDQNQELPELVGLYNLLIQKYADHGAITIIQHSLALYFLKRSHDTTNENRMLDRKEAIRIAKDAIEKHPETYGSLQCTRLLSQIYQPELSSQLQTNVIPNQPSRGVISYRNVTDATVYYLKVAQDFDEVQGNLDSIHNAAFAKANQNNDFAHIEQAQLPQGDDTFSHTYEYAIPGLQAGKYLVLIREKDQKEVTSGRFMTVSGIALTSNTVSGKTVITATDRNTGKPMEDVSVKIFGDDKSTIYRGKTDKNGQVSFLFADRYYRNRVEASKNGDTISTYVNRGYYRGSYADSEKQVKAFIYLDRAIYRPGQKVYFKSIVVENDNNKSRVLPNETFKVVVEDFNEEEVFTQELTTNAYGSINGSFTLPSEVLTGRFTIYLESDEDGSYWDDVDNFDEGGISFQVEEYKRPRFKTEFNDITETYIVGDSVKVEGFAKALLGSNITDAQVTYTVTRVANVPYWKYGYVPVDQQVMANDTTFTKSDGTFTIPFKALPDSTLVAKDIESNYNYRIEASVTDVNGETRTAQTSVRVGYKPIEVQISTTGNLTVQNNQIQVIARNLNGKPINATIEIQVRENIESDHVIVNSNLKDAEFHELGLEAYRDQFPVAELRKEEKIEDWKKTPIIFKKTITTDSLATIEIPITVDWNNGNYILYAKAVEADKNLSLDDEKDYVEEKQEVQIWADKDLPATPSIVSQDVNVDGDQAVVDFYTSTDGIYIYLTTYDSKRILESKWVYLPSGRTTMKFPMGQAMGNSLKFQYYTYKYNDFRSGSFEATKPVKPTQQFTIQTQTFRNKLYPGTDEEWSFTIKDQDSTAMQAEVLASMYDKSLDEFASSSWPGFYFYNYNRDFNSSSASDLAGATIINLFSRIDYQIDPVFALEKEQLHLFGLTFQNFEYRYRTYKNSLSRKLSHIKPIAGKIVGRVTDENGSPIMGATVTVKGKEIGTTTNFDGVYEIDAVKGSTLQFSMIGYVSKEIKANDTVENISLLSDTDSLDSVVVVGYAAQSKKSRTAAMTVMKETEMMPSDAMAPSMISDTLSGFAAGVEVTYQKGQPGANSFITIRGAASASGNGEPMIIVDGVPMTESEFRALDPNAIQEVAVLKDAAATSIYGNRGANGVIVISTKNGVSTADIVNEYLALQNVQVRKNLDETAFFLPELSTDENGNLKFSFTSPEALTQWRFRLLAHNKQAQTAQYEALVQTQKELSLVPNPPRFLRETDTIRFSTKVANLSGKPMSGKATLQLYDALTMQPIDQELGNTDSIQSFEAATGGNASVNWTFHVPKGTQAVTYRVLATSGNFSDGEENTLPVLTNRMLVTESRALWVRAGETQSVTMDKLANTTSDSRTNHQLTFEYTSNPSWYAIQSLPYLMEYEHDCAEQTFSRYYANAMAAHILNSNPKVKEVFDSWAANDVPSSNLEKNEELKSVILAHTPWLRDAQSEAEKQKRLATMFDLAKTAREKKKTLAKLEGQQLSNGGFPWFAGGRMSEYITRHIAAGIGHLNQLQVNDGDRPQTDRIYENAIKALDRSWENSFNEHLKRNKSLENFNYGVSYWHYQYARSFKKDKNLTGVLKAGREFAFAKANTSFSSQSIYQQLLMSISLHRNGNVATAQKIVEGLRQSAVNSRENGMYWKENVTGYNWYSSDIETQALAIETFGEVANDLKNVEELKVWLLQNKRTNRWKSTKATADATYALLLQGNKWLDVQESNVIKWGDKPIPESLMKDVKKEAGTGYFKVSLHEEAVKPVYATVDVKNKSEVTGYGGLYWQYFEDLDKITVDDDLPMSIKKRLFKKVNTDAGKKLVEITTEDALEIGDLVTVRMEIRSTKDLDFVHLKDMRASGFEPVDVISQHKYQDGLGYYQSTKDVATHFFFDQLKPGTYVFEYDVRANNAGQFSNGITQLECMYAPEFSSHSEGVRVTIKE